One genomic region from Leptolyngbyaceae cyanobacterium JSC-12 encodes:
- a CDS encoding Protein of unknown function (DUF1997) (IMG reference gene:2510094696~PFAM: Protein of unknown function (DUF1997)), giving the protein MVSSSDYSITEESAQIVSEPIRFDSQAVDFMEMHADLATVSQYLDVHHEWFRRCAHPMQVEPIDRNSYALIIGRYGSFGYEIEPKIGLNLLPQDHGVYRIETVPVPGSTPAGYDVDFRAAMELIEIPVRERQPITAPTTTPDKITRVQWQLDLTVFIQFPRFIHALPKSLIQSTGDRVLQQVVRQVSGRLTRKVLEDFHKTHGLPVPKRSKHWRFRKHEQDLDLKQPHPVDE; this is encoded by the coding sequence ATGGTGTCGAGTAGCGATTATTCAATTACTGAGGAATCTGCTCAGATTGTGAGTGAGCCAATCCGCTTTGACAGCCAAGCTGTTGATTTTATGGAGATGCATGCCGACTTGGCAACGGTCTCCCAATATTTAGATGTTCACCACGAATGGTTTCGCCGATGTGCCCACCCCATGCAGGTTGAGCCTATTGATCGCAACAGTTATGCGCTCATCATTGGTCGATACGGCTCTTTTGGCTATGAAATAGAACCCAAAATTGGCTTGAATTTGCTCCCTCAAGATCATGGGGTTTACCGGATTGAAACGGTTCCAGTTCCTGGAAGCACTCCAGCAGGCTATGATGTAGACTTTCGAGCAGCGATGGAACTCATAGAGATTCCGGTTCGTGAGCGACAACCTATTACTGCACCAACCACAACACCCGATAAGATAACGCGGGTTCAATGGCAACTGGATTTAACCGTCTTTATTCAGTTCCCTCGATTTATTCATGCATTGCCCAAGTCCCTGATTCAAAGCACGGGCGATCGCGTGTTGCAGCAGGTTGTGCGTCAGGTGTCCGGGCGCTTAACTCGTAAAGTCTTAGAAGATTTCCATAAAACCCATGGATTACCTGTGCCTAAGCGGTCAAAACATTGGCGCTTTCGCAAGCATGAGCAAGACTTAGACCTGAAACAACCACATCCTGTTGATGAGTAG
- a CDS encoding trypsin-like serine protease with C-terminal PDZ domain (IMG reference gene:2510094692~PFAM: Trypsin), translated as MKIQRWWLPMAAILLLGIVLAAYPTLQLSVQSVSREKPKFDLDNPPNLTSKSASIRGDTATQTADTVYQQVHSAVVSVYGIDGMGSGMILRANGLLVTNKHLIDNVAAVKVKTSSGEVYDGTVVDFDLQYDLALIKLEGQNLNLPVVRLANSMAVKAGDRIYAIGSPAGKAGTMTTGTFTRVTAHKSLQTSAGLLSPGNSGGPLLNDQGEVIGVNKGILSDRSGLATDVSVVKTLLKRYDRINKINK; from the coding sequence ATGAAAATTCAACGCTGGTGGTTACCAATGGCTGCAATTCTGTTGCTAGGAATCGTACTGGCAGCTTATCCCACCCTGCAACTTTCTGTTCAGTCTGTTAGCAGAGAAAAACCTAAATTTGATCTAGACAATCCGCCCAATCTTACTAGCAAAAGTGCTTCCATCAGGGGAGACACTGCTACTCAGACAGCCGATACGGTTTATCAACAGGTTCATTCAGCAGTGGTGTCTGTTTATGGAATTGATGGGATGGGATCAGGAATGATCCTTCGAGCCAATGGGTTACTGGTGACCAATAAACACCTGATTGATAATGTGGCAGCCGTGAAGGTGAAAACCTCGTCGGGGGAAGTGTATGACGGAACCGTAGTGGATTTTGATTTGCAGTATGACCTTGCTCTGATCAAGCTGGAAGGGCAAAACCTTAACTTACCAGTGGTGAGATTAGCAAATTCAATGGCTGTCAAAGCTGGCGATCGCATCTACGCGATCGGGAGTCCGGCTGGAAAAGCTGGAACTATGACGACTGGAACGTTTACTCGCGTCACTGCGCATAAAAGTTTGCAGACCAGTGCAGGCTTATTAAGCCCTGGGAATTCAGGGGGACCGCTATTGAACGATCAAGGTGAAGTAATTGGGGTTAATAAGGGAATCTTGAGCGATCGCAGCGGATTGGCAACGGATGTATCGGTTGTTAAAACATTGCTCAAACGGTATGACCGAATTAACAAAATTAACAAATGA
- a CDS encoding hypothetical protein (IMG reference gene:2510094691) codes for MNTAIPESVKVWSQFFHPILMWVIFVLMGYALYLGMKIRKTRSAQGDEKKELIKGKYNVRHYQLGSILLALMVLGSIGGMAITYLNNGKLFVGPHLLVGLGMTGLIALSAALSPFMQKGQDWARYTHIVLNVGLLGLFGWQAVSGMDIVQRIISRL; via the coding sequence ATGAACACTGCGATCCCAGAGTCCGTGAAAGTTTGGAGTCAGTTTTTCCACCCGATATTAATGTGGGTGATTTTCGTGCTGATGGGCTATGCGCTCTACCTCGGCATGAAAATTCGGAAGACTCGGTCTGCCCAGGGTGATGAGAAAAAGGAACTGATCAAAGGTAAATATAACGTCAGGCACTATCAATTAGGTTCAATCCTGTTAGCACTCATGGTGCTTGGTTCAATTGGTGGCATGGCAATCACCTATCTCAACAATGGCAAATTGTTTGTTGGACCTCACTTGTTAGTGGGGTTAGGAATGACTGGACTCATTGCACTATCTGCTGCCCTTTCGCCTTTCATGCAAAAGGGGCAAGATTGGGCACGCTATACCCACATTGTTTTGAATGTTGGCTTGTTGGGACTGTTTGGTTGGCAAGCCGTTTCGGGTATGGATATCGTGCAACGCATCATTAGCCGCCTGTAG
- a CDS encoding putative peptidoglycan-binding domain-containing protein (IMG reference gene:2510094694~PFAM: Putative peptidoglycan binding domain; Bacterial SH3 domain), which produces MELLAFVHTAVNYEDPNPDPEVTLLDGKNLNISSSAGVALAGVAMAMAAVSASPDQAVAATSSIGHGSSGEEVSHIQKALGIEADGQFGAKTEAAVMDFQIRQGLKQIDGVVGKETATALGLDEKYQPVQLGYVDTYSGIGLNVRSGPGLDYRRIGGLSDGTVIETFGEVVDRYGYEWQRIDSGAWVATDYVNYYDDVSLSDDCYYDCYYDCYDNVSYYDDYYRPVSYSGGVVDTYSGIGLNIRYGPGLGYGVRTAVSDGTYLAGTGRVEYRDGYRWEEHPSGYWYASDYVY; this is translated from the coding sequence ATGGAGTTACTAGCCTTTGTTCACACTGCGGTCAATTATGAGGATCCCAATCCCGACCCAGAGGTGACCCTACTTGATGGAAAAAATCTGAACATTTCAAGTTCTGCTGGAGTCGCATTAGCAGGCGTAGCGATGGCTATGGCTGCTGTGAGTGCATCGCCTGATCAGGCAGTAGCGGCAACTTCTTCAATTGGACACGGAAGTTCCGGAGAAGAGGTTAGCCACATCCAAAAGGCACTTGGCATCGAAGCAGATGGTCAGTTTGGGGCAAAAACTGAAGCGGCTGTTATGGACTTTCAAATCCGCCAAGGGTTGAAGCAAATTGATGGCGTGGTTGGGAAAGAAACAGCAACTGCACTTGGTTTGGATGAAAAATACCAGCCTGTTCAACTAGGCTATGTAGACACTTACAGTGGTATTGGGCTAAACGTCCGATCCGGACCAGGGTTGGACTATCGCCGCATTGGTGGTTTGAGTGACGGCACCGTCATAGAAACCTTTGGTGAAGTCGTTGATCGCTACGGCTACGAATGGCAGCGTATCGACAGCGGAGCCTGGGTAGCAACGGATTATGTCAACTACTACGATGATGTTTCCTTGTCAGACGACTGCTACTACGACTGTTACTACGACTGTTACGATAACGTCTCTTACTACGACGATTATTACCGCCCTGTTTCTTACAGCGGTGGCGTAGTGGATACCTATAGCGGTATCGGTCTCAACATTCGCTATGGTCCAGGGTTGGGTTATGGCGTCAGAACAGCAGTTTCAGATGGGACGTATCTGGCTGGCACAGGCAGAGTTGAATACCGAGATGGTTATCGTTGGGAGGAGCACCCTAGCGGCTATTGGTATGCGTCTGATTACGTCTATTAG
- a CDS encoding trypsin-like serine protease with C-terminal PDZ domain (IMG reference gene:2510094695~PFAM: Trypsin) — translation MGLKLWFSKGVFLSAILALGAHSYLSDRAKIGHSSARGRFEQQDSVASLAEMPATAPLAREQLLDDVAPAVSLPVEDNDHPNKFSSSAVPNEINPVQDQAESADIMAGGISSHQNTATTINSSLNACETVKPAVVTVRAGREIGSGSIVSPDGYVLTNHHVVKQLGERPLYVETQDGSQYPGQIIASDRRNDLALIRFESQGALPTVRVAVSTTPVVGELVCAIGSPFGQSGVITQGSLVRILPNGDLQSNVELRPGNSGGPLINAKGEMIGVNKGVARDRRGRNRSPYSVKGTSQHISFSTSSIVANSFIQQHQTSASFKRSPY, via the coding sequence ATGGGACTAAAACTATGGTTCTCTAAAGGGGTGTTCCTGTCTGCAATTCTCGCATTAGGAGCGCACTCATACCTTTCAGATCGTGCAAAAATCGGTCACTCTTCAGCACGAGGCAGATTTGAACAGCAGGATTCTGTAGCGTCTCTTGCTGAAATGCCTGCCACCGCACCTCTAGCACGGGAGCAACTGCTGGATGATGTTGCCCCTGCTGTCTCGCTTCCAGTGGAAGACAATGACCACCCTAATAAATTCTCGAGTTCTGCGGTGCCCAACGAGATAAATCCTGTGCAGGATCAAGCAGAATCTGCCGATATCATGGCAGGTGGGATTTCTTCTCATCAGAACACCGCTACGACAATAAATAGTTCGCTGAACGCTTGTGAAACTGTGAAGCCAGCGGTTGTAACTGTTCGAGCGGGGCGGGAAATTGGGTCGGGCAGTATCGTTAGTCCTGATGGCTATGTTCTTACGAATCATCATGTGGTCAAGCAGCTTGGAGAACGTCCACTTTATGTGGAAACTCAGGATGGTTCGCAATATCCAGGACAAATTATCGCCAGTGATCGCCGAAATGATTTAGCACTCATCCGGTTTGAAAGTCAGGGAGCTTTGCCAACCGTTCGCGTTGCTGTATCTACTACTCCTGTGGTTGGGGAACTGGTATGTGCGATTGGCAGCCCTTTTGGGCAATCAGGCGTCATTACCCAGGGTAGCTTGGTAAGGATTTTACCGAATGGTGACTTGCAGTCAAATGTGGAGCTACGACCTGGTAACTCAGGCGGTCCACTGATCAACGCAAAAGGTGAAATGATTGGGGTAAATAAGGGAGTTGCCCGCGATCGTCGAGGTAGAAATCGCAGCCCTTACTCCGTAAAAGGAACTTCCCAACATATTAGCTTCTCAACCAGTTCCATCGTTGCCAACAGCTTTATTCAACAACATCAGACCTCTGCTTCTTTCAAGCGTAGTCCATACTGA
- a CDS encoding hypothetical protein (IMG reference gene:2510094690), with amino-acid sequence MDRIKAQADKLSKIITEPQTYATYKDFVLVTWNILKETGLLVWLIICLGLVFLEWFWNSSLAAGRNTRAWFNRLEGSNEQIASETGKALLSAGKNSLDFTIATAKKQLGLPVETGKQD; translated from the coding sequence ATGGATCGGATTAAGGCTCAAGCCGATAAACTTTCGAAGATCATAACAGAGCCACAAACCTATGCCACCTATAAAGACTTTGTACTCGTAACGTGGAATATTTTGAAGGAAACGGGTTTGCTTGTTTGGTTAATTATTTGCCTGGGGCTGGTGTTTCTCGAGTGGTTTTGGAATAGTTCACTTGCTGCCGGACGCAACACCCGTGCCTGGTTTAACAGGTTGGAAGGCTCGAATGAGCAAATTGCCTCTGAAACTGGCAAGGCACTCTTATCTGCTGGCAAGAATAGTTTAGACTTCACGATTGCGACCGCTAAGAAGCAACTTGGGTTACCTGTTGAAACTGGGAAGCAAGATTAG
- a CDS encoding hypothetical protein (IMG reference gene:2510094693): MKKRVALAVLSIGYWVSMSLVGCNLQPQASSPDSNPTPATSETSTTSSTSKTSSSNSTSTPQKETSSNSAGSVAASDDRASSSTSSTPSPEQATGLRPPLTVEKLKNADYYFLAKGPIQLANGKYEDKDTKRIYTMDEVVAYGDINKDGIKDAVSVLKVTIPNTGDFSYLVAFVNDGGTPKNVSTEFMGPQMKVKSLKVNTDNSIQAVMDQYQPGDPECCPSLAITRTYKLKNIQSATALPKE; this comes from the coding sequence ATGAAAAAAAGGGTTGCTTTGGCAGTATTAAGCATTGGGTATTGGGTCAGTATGAGTTTAGTAGGATGCAACTTACAACCTCAAGCATCTTCTCCAGATTCCAACCCTACACCTGCGACTTCCGAAACTTCTACAACTTCATCTACGTCTAAAACATCCTCATCAAATTCAACAAGTACGCCTCAAAAAGAAACTTCTTCAAATTCCGCTGGTTCTGTCGCCGCTTCTGACGACAGGGCTTCTAGCTCTACTTCATCTACTCCATCACCTGAACAAGCGACCGGCTTAAGACCACCACTTACAGTGGAAAAACTTAAAAATGCAGACTATTACTTCCTGGCAAAAGGACCTATTCAATTAGCCAATGGAAAATATGAAGATAAGGATACAAAGCGGATCTATACAATGGATGAGGTCGTTGCCTATGGGGATATTAACAAGGACGGAATCAAAGATGCTGTTTCTGTCCTGAAGGTTACAATCCCGAACACAGGGGATTTTTCCTATTTAGTCGCATTCGTCAATGATGGCGGAACTCCTAAAAATGTTTCAACTGAATTTATGGGTCCTCAGATGAAGGTGAAATCACTCAAAGTCAATACTGACAACTCTATCCAAGCAGTGATGGATCAGTATCAACCAGGTGATCCAGAATGCTGTCCTAGTCTTGCAATTACTCGAACATACAAGCTGAAAAATATTCAATCTGCTACTGCCTTGCCAAAGGAATAA
- a CDS encoding hypothetical protein (IMG reference gene:2510094688), with protein sequence MTSQKEQIQILITEIDSVLQRTNPRLPWVMSGEAIQQRQLLERVRNYLVALQQRLPSDEGLGGGTSLMPQAPSTSAQIPPSPDLLQVEGAAEMTPYQMMQMILRDVSYLRANLTPVPTQSPLNQQQLTAELLQVLMSRLQENLSQQIAQTLGNLRSQPLPYEPNAMLPGGVSVAGLGNPQASSQYEQLQNLRSRSDQMLVNLDSTLTVVFESLQRNIQAYQEALSQGLERMYSMGQQSEYTFKMLIDQLAEQLKQEASSYLQSSLKPVPEAVSPPTESVSAPEITQSPQPQSLSISISPSPSIASPSITPAVDPLPPTFPYAGTEFLSSEISGSDLTTPTEPIVETKSTVETDETLPAISLDSAIEAWLQSVSKMNRSTDTQEQEPLDLPELDLSSLELGEVEPDLPNTAMESSVADTVDTVDHETAEIDAALKLLEDLSAEIDNPTDSFLLENAEAQLDQMLVSSAADELTDTATEIPNDARDELDEFYQSLFGSEAATTPPVEAPSSVEEPIPSPAELESIFPSLPVLSPPESSEPTRNISAEVTEAEPPMFLDLPDDLFEPASFEPEREVAIAPPSLPSLDESITSDADEFISLADLFQNVTPEAAHSVPTEPPGVSPPPFSTTLSATDSQTLFLSDDLFGGDSSLESTEDQFTRAAPDENLLPDASIQELSSSLDLDELTLSSLSQDLSSLEKATETGEFADVFDQEMKTSPELTLEAFATDVTQATAQSTSPDDQNMLSLDEFAAALGDSPAVAPAPVPYYQASPAIADITIEGFAQLFDNDTTQPEPLPAQPINSVEPLPFTLEGTTNLFEEQATAPTAQPLVPPSPNDEQLTPFTLEGMDDLFGEAAPLPPLPVISTENSSPAVKETAEKTPFTIEGMNDLFEDAPAIASTPPPKSSVRSVPVTPPIREIPPFKPELPTVNDSTETLPPFELEQLDNLFADTTSNASSAIQAKTPDRQSLDAAFESLLGSPPPTASESNPSQQTGAKKKRNFLDSSPR encoded by the coding sequence GTGACTTCTCAGAAGGAACAAATCCAGATCCTCATCACCGAAATTGATAGCGTTCTCCAACGAACCAACCCACGTTTGCCTTGGGTGATGTCGGGGGAGGCAATTCAGCAGCGGCAACTTTTGGAGCGTGTTCGCAACTATTTAGTGGCGTTGCAACAGCGGTTACCGAGTGATGAGGGCTTGGGCGGAGGAACCAGTCTGATGCCTCAGGCTCCCTCTACATCAGCTCAAATCCCGCCGTCACCAGACCTCTTACAGGTTGAGGGAGCAGCAGAGATGACGCCCTATCAGATGATGCAGATGATTTTGCGGGATGTCAGTTATTTGCGAGCAAATCTAACCCCTGTACCAACCCAATCACCGCTTAATCAACAACAACTTACGGCGGAGTTGTTACAGGTTTTGATGAGCCGTTTGCAGGAGAATCTATCACAACAGATCGCTCAAACTTTGGGGAACCTGCGTAGCCAACCTCTCCCCTATGAGCCAAATGCAATGTTACCGGGTGGCGTTTCGGTGGCGGGTTTAGGCAATCCTCAAGCCAGTTCTCAATATGAGCAGCTTCAGAATTTGCGATCGCGCTCGGACCAGATGCTGGTCAACCTCGACTCCACTCTAACAGTGGTGTTTGAGTCACTTCAGCGGAACATTCAAGCCTATCAGGAAGCACTTTCCCAAGGGCTAGAGCGTATGTACAGCATGGGGCAGCAGAGTGAGTATACCTTCAAGATGCTGATCGACCAGCTTGCTGAACAACTGAAACAGGAAGCCTCTTCTTACCTACAGTCTTCACTCAAGCCAGTACCAGAAGCCGTTTCGCCGCCAACTGAGTCGGTGAGCGCGCCTGAGATTACCCAATCGCCCCAGCCCCAATCCCTGTCCATTTCCATCTCTCCATCACCGTCCATCGCTTCCCCCTCGATTACTCCGGCTGTAGACCCGCTGCCTCCCACTTTTCCCTACGCTGGCACAGAGTTTCTATCGTCTGAAATTTCGGGTTCTGATCTAACAACTCCCACAGAACCCATAGTTGAGACGAAATCAACAGTTGAGACAGATGAAACACTGCCTGCAATCTCTTTGGATTCCGCGATCGAAGCCTGGCTGCAATCAGTTAGCAAAATGAATCGCAGCACAGACACGCAAGAACAGGAACCCTTGGATCTGCCAGAACTGGATTTGAGCAGCTTGGAGTTGGGTGAAGTAGAGCCAGACTTGCCCAATACAGCAATGGAATCCTCTGTAGCAGATACAGTAGACACTGTTGATCATGAAACTGCTGAAATTGATGCAGCGCTCAAGTTGTTAGAAGATTTGAGTGCTGAAATTGATAATCCAACTGACTCGTTCTTGCTAGAAAATGCAGAGGCTCAACTTGACCAAATGCTGGTTAGCTCGGCCGCTGACGAATTGACGGACACAGCTACAGAAATTCCCAATGATGCCCGCGACGAACTGGACGAGTTTTATCAAAGTTTGTTTGGGTCTGAGGCAGCTACTACGCCTCCAGTAGAGGCACCCAGTTCGGTTGAGGAACCCATTCCATCTCCAGCAGAATTGGAGTCAATCTTCCCCAGTCTACCTGTCTTAAGTCCACCAGAGTCGTCTGAACCCACACGGAACATTTCAGCTGAAGTTACTGAAGCTGAACCTCCCATGTTTCTAGATTTGCCAGACGATTTATTTGAGCCTGCGTCATTTGAGCCAGAACGGGAGGTAGCGATCGCTCCCCCCTCACTTCCGTCTTTGGATGAATCAATTACTTCAGACGCAGACGAGTTCATATCCTTAGCTGACCTGTTTCAAAACGTGACACCAGAGGCAGCCCACTCAGTTCCAACCGAGCCTCCTGGCGTATCTCCCCCCCCTTTTTCAACCACTCTATCTGCCACTGACTCTCAAACACTCTTTTTGTCTGATGACTTGTTTGGTGGAGACTCCAGTTTAGAATCTACCGAAGATCAATTTACCCGCGCTGCCCCGGATGAGAATCTACTGCCTGATGCCTCTATCCAGGAACTTAGCTCTAGCCTTGATTTAGATGAACTGACTTTGAGTAGTTTGAGTCAAGATCTTTCTAGCCTGGAAAAGGCAACTGAAACGGGAGAGTTTGCGGATGTTTTTGACCAGGAGATGAAAACTTCACCGGAGTTAACACTAGAAGCATTTGCTACTGACGTAACACAAGCGACTGCCCAGTCAACCTCTCCAGATGATCAGAATATGCTTTCTCTGGATGAGTTTGCTGCTGCACTGGGAGACTCTCCTGCAGTTGCGCCAGCGCCAGTGCCCTACTATCAAGCGTCACCTGCGATCGCGGATATCACAATTGAGGGATTCGCCCAGCTTTTTGATAACGACACCACCCAGCCTGAACCTCTTCCCGCACAGCCCATAAACTCGGTAGAACCGCTACCATTCACCCTGGAGGGAACAACCAACCTGTTTGAAGAACAGGCTACAGCACCAACGGCTCAACCCCTTGTGCCTCCATCCCCCAACGATGAGCAACTAACCCCCTTTACTCTGGAAGGGATGGATGACTTATTTGGGGAGGCTGCCCCTCTCCCACCTCTACCTGTTATCTCAACAGAAAATTCATCACCCGCTGTTAAGGAAACAGCAGAAAAGACACCCTTCACCATTGAAGGGATGAATGACTTGTTTGAGGATGCACCTGCGATCGCTTCTACCCCTCCGCCAAAGTCATCGGTTCGCTCCGTTCCAGTTACGCCCCCTATTCGCGAAATTCCGCCCTTTAAGCCAGAACTCCCCACCGTCAATGATTCCACTGAAACGTTGCCGCCCTTCGAGCTGGAACAATTAGATAACTTGTTTGCAGATACTACTTCCAACGCTAGTTCTGCGATTCAAGCCAAGACGCCTGATAGACAATCCTTGGATGCGGCATTTGAGAGTCTGTTGGGCAGTCCACCACCCACAGCTTCAGAATCCAACCCATCTCAACAAACAGGAGCAAAAAAAAAAAGAAATTTCCTTGATTCCTCCCCACGATGA
- a CDS encoding NmrA family protein (IMG reference gene:2510094697~PFAM: NmrA-like family) → MKAFVAGATGETGKRIVQELVNRQIPVRALVRNLETARSILPPQAELVVGDVLNRASLEAAIADCTVVLCATGARPGFDPTAPYRVDYEGTKNLIDVAKTKAIKHFVLVTSLCVSQFFHPLNLFFLILVWKKQAEDYLQKSGLIYTIVRPGGLKSVDVPEPPVNVVMAQADTLFEGSIPRLEVAKTCVEALFTPAAHNKIVEVVATADAPAKSFAELFAAVQ, encoded by the coding sequence ATGAAAGCGTTTGTGGCTGGTGCAACTGGAGAGACAGGAAAACGCATTGTACAGGAACTAGTCAATCGTCAAATTCCAGTGCGGGCGCTTGTTCGCAACCTGGAAACCGCTCGTTCTATCTTGCCGCCTCAGGCTGAACTAGTTGTCGGGGATGTATTGAATCGAGCCAGTCTGGAAGCCGCGATCGCAGACTGCACTGTTGTATTGTGTGCCACCGGAGCAAGACCAGGGTTTGATCCAACCGCCCCATACCGGGTTGACTATGAAGGGACGAAAAACCTGATTGATGTAGCAAAAACCAAAGCAATTAAACACTTTGTTCTTGTTACATCCCTGTGCGTGTCTCAGTTTTTCCATCCCCTCAATCTTTTTTTCCTCATCCTGGTTTGGAAAAAGCAGGCAGAAGACTATCTGCAAAAAAGTGGGCTGATCTATACCATTGTTCGACCCGGTGGACTCAAAAGCGTCGATGTACCAGAACCACCTGTCAACGTAGTAATGGCTCAAGCGGATACCCTGTTTGAAGGTAGTATTCCTCGCCTTGAAGTAGCTAAAACCTGTGTAGAAGCACTATTTACTCCTGCTGCCCACAACAAAATTGTTGAAGTTGTAGCCACAGCAGACGCCCCTGCAAAATCTTTTGCAGAACTTTTTGCGGCTGTCCAGTAA
- a CDS encoding hypothetical protein (IMG reference gene:2510094689) produces the protein MPSGEWYLGIDIGATHLSATLLDKQTEQQYPLYWVDRRKSTNQESYKLSLEVDWLEKSINGSGITPGLLHRFKPYLNVTIPFISPQNQQWEPRIRQSETQTVPLIHIQEALVALLSTLHPASPSPLQSQAKGLSSDMLRLAMTQLSGVIVNQPVGSSDAYRFNLREVILKAGFVTDPARIFFLEEAIAALLPELHTATDSDFSTGAILVVSAGTSATELALTTLTNGLQAVSRSNIYLRRVPYAGNALDQDVICQLLLPTAKGWESLHLQTLNLPLPGEPDLEARYQLQQRLDSVPLGQQLLAAVRQIKPLLCQQDTTLEWEGNRWQLRHQDFKSWIMAPYLQQLNREVNSLLSQLGLSADRVETVICTGGSLAIGTIAQWLQYKFPKATLIHDSDSHRASHDDIEPSRHQRIASGLALLPLFPAVLDSVRHQYSEYYLLRIILKTLSVQTEHLISSAHLQSLLEKQHVPANACQPFVTNLLEGQLPPGLVITKASAMLLSSESIHSSDYQELAAASLFSRQGNQVYRVSRQQRDRLWNHLQIILANTHQTLEQPLAVTLADVNKQV, from the coding sequence TTGCCATCAGGTGAATGGTATCTAGGCATTGATATCGGTGCGACGCATCTTTCCGCCACCTTGTTGGATAAACAAACAGAACAACAGTATCCGCTTTACTGGGTAGACCGTCGCAAAAGTACAAATCAAGAGTCCTACAAACTCTCTCTAGAAGTTGACTGGTTAGAAAAATCAATCAACGGTTCTGGGATTACCCCTGGATTACTGCATCGCTTCAAACCCTATCTAAACGTCACAATTCCCTTTATTTCGCCCCAAAACCAACAATGGGAGCCACGCATCCGGCAGTCTGAAACCCAAACAGTACCGTTGATCCACATTCAGGAAGCGCTGGTTGCCCTGTTATCAACCTTGCATCCAGCAAGTCCATCGCCGCTGCAAAGTCAGGCTAAGGGGCTGAGTTCAGACATGTTGCGACTGGCAATGACTCAGTTATCAGGGGTTATTGTCAATCAACCCGTTGGCTCCTCAGATGCCTATCGATTTAACTTACGCGAGGTGATTTTGAAGGCTGGGTTCGTAACTGATCCCGCCCGCATCTTTTTCCTGGAAGAAGCGATCGCCGCTTTGTTACCAGAACTGCACACTGCAACTGATTCCGACTTTTCCACAGGAGCCATTCTGGTCGTCAGTGCCGGAACATCTGCTACAGAACTGGCATTAACCACGCTGACAAATGGCTTGCAGGCAGTGTCTCGCAGCAACATCTATCTGCGTCGAGTTCCTTACGCTGGCAACGCTCTCGACCAGGACGTGATTTGTCAACTGTTGCTGCCAACTGCTAAAGGGTGGGAAAGTTTGCACTTGCAGACATTGAACTTACCTCTGCCAGGCGAACCCGACTTGGAAGCACGTTATCAACTGCAACAACGACTGGACAGTGTGCCATTGGGTCAGCAATTGTTAGCTGCTGTTCGACAGATCAAGCCGTTATTGTGTCAGCAGGATACAACGTTGGAATGGGAAGGTAATCGCTGGCAACTGCGCCACCAGGACTTTAAGAGCTGGATTATGGCTCCTTATTTGCAACAGTTAAATCGGGAAGTCAATTCATTGCTAAGTCAGTTAGGGCTATCTGCCGATAGGGTTGAGACGGTGATTTGTACGGGTGGAAGCCTTGCCATTGGGACGATCGCTCAATGGTTGCAATACAAGTTCCCAAAAGCCACACTCATCCACGACAGCGATTCACATCGTGCTTCACATGATGATATCGAGCCTTCACGCCACCAACGCATTGCCTCTGGCTTAGCATTGTTGCCGCTTTTTCCAGCGGTACTGGATTCAGTTCGGCATCAATACAGCGAATACTATCTGCTACGAATCATCTTAAAGACTCTTTCGGTTCAAACTGAACATTTAATCTCGTCTGCGCATCTGCAGTCGTTACTTGAGAAGCAGCATGTTCCAGCGAATGCCTGTCAACCGTTTGTTACAAATTTGTTGGAAGGGCAATTGCCGCCTGGCTTGGTGATTACCAAAGCCAGCGCCATGTTGCTATCAAGCGAGTCAATCCATAGTTCCGACTATCAAGAGTTAGCTGCGGCTTCTCTGTTTTCTCGGCAAGGTAATCAGGTTTATCGAGTCAGCCGCCAACAACGCGATCGCCTCTGGAACCATTTACAAATCATTCTGGCGAATACTCACCAAACTCTGGAACAGCCTTTAGCTGTTACTTTGGCAGATGTCAACAAGCAGGTGTAA